A window of the Gasterosteus aculeatus chromosome 21, fGasAcu3.hap1.1, whole genome shotgun sequence genome harbors these coding sequences:
- the pan3 gene encoding PAN2-PAN3 deadenylation complex subunit PAN3 isoform X1 — MNSGLPASAAPLGVAGIPNVKVKFCRYYAKDKTCFYGEECQFLHEDPSMSGLPLHGGGGSPVPMSMAGGGGTPAVFSLGGSAAACPGGGGTGVSKKSEPLGPTGASLEGQLLSIPGMEGATLSDANLTNSYFSSSFIGVNGFGSPAETKYSMMQRMTTSSSSPSLNDCAKNFSHSTHDPVNSPTSSLFSDFGALSISQRRKTPNPAASEFIPKGAPRMATMVQSTVQAFPSPLFPHPGLPTSTAAALAPDSLSPILGMSLSAGSSPLHSPKITPHTSPAPRRRSHTPNPANYMVPTSAADQGPHMIQKETVGGTTYFYTDNTPAPMAGMVFPTYHIYPPTAPHVAYMQPKANAPSFFMADELRQELINRHLITMAQIDHSENTDVPSEVDSYHSLFPLEALPPPNRMQKTSNFSYMTSCYKAVNSKDDLPYCLRRIHGFRLVNTKCMMLVDMWKKIQHSNSVTLREVFTTKAFGDHSLVFSYDFHAGAETMFGRHFSDPAADSYFTKRKWGELVYRHNEASITPDAHLQPSASNTWGQHEPPPPRQHAGLLPESLIWAYIVQLSSALRTIHTAGLACRVMDPSKILITGKTRLRVNCVGVFDVLTFDSSQTNHLALMPQYQQADLVSLGKVVLALACNSLAGIQRENLQKAMELVSINYSSDLKNLILYLLTEQSRLRSVNDIMPMIGARFYTQLDASQMRNDVIEEDLAKEVQNGRLFRLLAKLGTINERPEFQKDPSWSETGDRYLLKLFRDHLFHQVTEAGTPWIDLSHIVSCLNKLDAGVPEKISLVSRDEKSVLVVTYSDLKRCFDSTFQELQAAASGSL, encoded by the exons ATGAACAGTGGACTCCCAGCCTCAGCTGCTCCGCTTGGGGTTGCCGGAATACCCAATGTCAAGGTGAAGTTTTGCCGATATTACGCGAAAGACAAAACCTGCTTTTATGGGGAAGAGTGCCAGTTCCTCCACGAGGATCCTTCCATGTCAGGCTTGCCGCtgcacggcggcggcggcagcccCGTGCCGATGTCGATGGCCGGAGGTGGCGGGACGCCCGCGGTGTTTTCTCTCGGCGGCTCCGCGGCGGCCTGCCCGGGCGGCGGGGGGACCGGCGTGTCCAAGAAAAGTGAACCATTGGGTCCTACGGGCGCATCTCTGGAGGGGCAGCTGTTATCAA TCCCAGGGATGGAGGGTGCAACTCTGAGCGATGCCAATCTCACCAACTCTTACTTCAGCAGCAGCTTTATTGGCGTCAATGGGTTTGGAAGCCCAGCTGAGACTAAATACTCAATGATGCAG CGaatgaccaccagcagcagctctccaAGTCTCAACGACTGTGCCAAGAACTTCAGCCACAGCACACATG ATCCAGTGAACTCCCCGACATCCTCACTTTTTAGTGATTTTGGTGCTCTTAGTATCTCCCAAAGGAGAAAG ACTCCTAACCCGGCAGCAAGTGAGTTCATCCCTAAGGGAGCTCCACGTATGGCCACGATGGTTCAGTCCACTGTCCAGGCCTTCCCCTCGCCTCTCTTCCCACATCCTGGCCTCCCCACCTCCACGGCTGCTGCCCTGGCTCctg ACTCTCTGTCTCCAATTTTAGGTATGTCTCTTTCTGCGGGatcttctcctctccactccCCGAAAATTACACCGCACACCTCACCGGCTCCACGTCGGCGCAGTCACACCCCAAACCCGGCCAACTACATGGTGCCCACAAGTGCAGCTGACCAGGGACCTCACATGATCCAGAAAGAAACCGTAGGGGGGACCACCTACTTCTACACAGACAACACCCCAGCACCGATGGCCGGGATG GTGTTTCCTACGTACCATATCTATCCCCCCACTGCACCCCATGTGGCTTACATGCAGCCAAAAGCCAACGCTCCGTCCTTCTTCATGGCAGATGAACTCCGACAG GAGTTGATAAACAGACATCTGATAACCATGGCCCAGATTGACCACTCAGAGAACACAG ACGTACCCTCGGAGGTGGACAGCTACCACAGCCTCTTCCCGCTTGAGGCCCTGCCTCCACCAAACCGCATGCAGAAGACCAGCAACTTCAGCTACATGACCTCCTGCTACAAGGCTGTCAACAGCAAGGATGACCTTCCTTACTGCCTGAGGAGGATACACG GTTTCCGCCTTGTAAACACCAAGTGTATGATGCTGGTGGACATGTGGAAGAAAATTCAGCACTCAAACTCTGTAACACTGAGGGAGGTCTTCACCACAAAGGCCTTTGGAGACCAct CGTTGGTCTTCTCCTATGACTTTCATGCGGGTGCAGAAACCATGTTCGGCAGACACTTCAGTGATCCTGCGGCAGATTCGTACTTCACCAAGAGGAAGTGGGGTGAGTTGGTCTACCGTCACAATGAAGCCAGTATCACCCCAGATGCCCATCTTCAGCCATCTGCTTCCAACACTTGGG GACAACATGAACCTCCCCCCCCACGGCAGCATGCCGGTTTGCTCCCGGAGTCTCTTATCTGGGCCTACATCGTCCAGCTCAGCTCGGCCCTGCGCACCATCCACACTGCCGGCCTGGCCTGCCGCGTCATGGACCCCAGCAAGATCCTCATCACCGGCAAGACCAG GTTACGGGTGAACTGTGTCGGTGTGTTTGATGTCTTGACCTTTGACAGCAGTCAAACCAATCATCTTGCCCTAATGCCACAGTACCAG CAAGCAGACCTTGTGTCGCTGGGCAAGGTGGTGCTGGCGTTGGCGTGCAACTCATTGGCTGGTATTCAGAGGGAGAACCTGCAGAAGGCCATGGAGCTGGTGTCCATCAACTACTCCTCAGACCTGAAGAACCTCATTCT GTATCTGCTGACCGAACAATCTCGCCTGCGCAGCGTCAACGACATCATGCCGATGATCGGAGCTCGATTCTACACACAGCTGGATGCATCGCAGATGAGGAACGATGTCATTGAGGAGGATCTGGCCAAG GAGGTGCAAAACGGCCGTCTCTTCCGCCTGTTGGCCAAACTGGGCACCATCAACGAGCGGCCAGA GTTCCAGAAAGACCCGTCGTGGTCGGAGACGGGCGACCGCTACCTGTTGAAGCTCTTCCGGGATCACCTGTTCCACCAGGTGACGGAAGCCGGGACGCCCTGGATCGACCTCAGCCACATCGTCTCCTGCCTCAACAAA CTGGACGCTGGCGTTCCCGAGAAGATCAGCCTGGTGTCGCGGGACGAGAAGAGCGTCCTGGTCGTGACCTACTCGGACCTGAAGCGTTGCTTCGACAGTACCTTCCAGGAGCTGCAGGCCGCAGCCTCCGGCTCTCTGTAG
- the pan3 gene encoding PAN2-PAN3 deadenylation complex subunit PAN3 isoform X2, with protein MNSGLPASAAPLGVAGIPNVKVKFCRYYAKDKTCFYGEECQFLHEDPSMSGLPLHGGGGSPVPMSMAGGGGTPAVFSLGGSAAACPGGGGTGVSKKSEPLGPTGASLEGQLLSIPGMEGATLSDANLTNSYFSSSFIGVNGFGSPAETKYSMMQRMTTSSSSPSLNDCAKNFSHSTHDPVNSPTSSLFSDFGALSISQRRKTPNPAASEFIPKGAPRMATMVQSTVQAFPSPLFPHPGLPTSTAAALAPGMSLSAGSSPLHSPKITPHTSPAPRRRSHTPNPANYMVPTSAADQGPHMIQKETVGGTTYFYTDNTPAPMAGMVFPTYHIYPPTAPHVAYMQPKANAPSFFMADELRQELINRHLITMAQIDHSENTDVPSEVDSYHSLFPLEALPPPNRMQKTSNFSYMTSCYKAVNSKDDLPYCLRRIHGFRLVNTKCMMLVDMWKKIQHSNSVTLREVFTTKAFGDHSLVFSYDFHAGAETMFGRHFSDPAADSYFTKRKWGELVYRHNEASITPDAHLQPSASNTWGQHEPPPPRQHAGLLPESLIWAYIVQLSSALRTIHTAGLACRVMDPSKILITGKTRLRVNCVGVFDVLTFDSSQTNHLALMPQYQQADLVSLGKVVLALACNSLAGIQRENLQKAMELVSINYSSDLKNLILYLLTEQSRLRSVNDIMPMIGARFYTQLDASQMRNDVIEEDLAKEVQNGRLFRLLAKLGTINERPEFQKDPSWSETGDRYLLKLFRDHLFHQVTEAGTPWIDLSHIVSCLNKLDAGVPEKISLVSRDEKSVLVVTYSDLKRCFDSTFQELQAAASGSL; from the exons ATGAACAGTGGACTCCCAGCCTCAGCTGCTCCGCTTGGGGTTGCCGGAATACCCAATGTCAAGGTGAAGTTTTGCCGATATTACGCGAAAGACAAAACCTGCTTTTATGGGGAAGAGTGCCAGTTCCTCCACGAGGATCCTTCCATGTCAGGCTTGCCGCtgcacggcggcggcggcagcccCGTGCCGATGTCGATGGCCGGAGGTGGCGGGACGCCCGCGGTGTTTTCTCTCGGCGGCTCCGCGGCGGCCTGCCCGGGCGGCGGGGGGACCGGCGTGTCCAAGAAAAGTGAACCATTGGGTCCTACGGGCGCATCTCTGGAGGGGCAGCTGTTATCAA TCCCAGGGATGGAGGGTGCAACTCTGAGCGATGCCAATCTCACCAACTCTTACTTCAGCAGCAGCTTTATTGGCGTCAATGGGTTTGGAAGCCCAGCTGAGACTAAATACTCAATGATGCAG CGaatgaccaccagcagcagctctccaAGTCTCAACGACTGTGCCAAGAACTTCAGCCACAGCACACATG ATCCAGTGAACTCCCCGACATCCTCACTTTTTAGTGATTTTGGTGCTCTTAGTATCTCCCAAAGGAGAAAG ACTCCTAACCCGGCAGCAAGTGAGTTCATCCCTAAGGGAGCTCCACGTATGGCCACGATGGTTCAGTCCACTGTCCAGGCCTTCCCCTCGCCTCTCTTCCCACATCCTGGCCTCCCCACCTCCACGGCTGCTGCCCTGGCTCctg GTATGTCTCTTTCTGCGGGatcttctcctctccactccCCGAAAATTACACCGCACACCTCACCGGCTCCACGTCGGCGCAGTCACACCCCAAACCCGGCCAACTACATGGTGCCCACAAGTGCAGCTGACCAGGGACCTCACATGATCCAGAAAGAAACCGTAGGGGGGACCACCTACTTCTACACAGACAACACCCCAGCACCGATGGCCGGGATG GTGTTTCCTACGTACCATATCTATCCCCCCACTGCACCCCATGTGGCTTACATGCAGCCAAAAGCCAACGCTCCGTCCTTCTTCATGGCAGATGAACTCCGACAG GAGTTGATAAACAGACATCTGATAACCATGGCCCAGATTGACCACTCAGAGAACACAG ACGTACCCTCGGAGGTGGACAGCTACCACAGCCTCTTCCCGCTTGAGGCCCTGCCTCCACCAAACCGCATGCAGAAGACCAGCAACTTCAGCTACATGACCTCCTGCTACAAGGCTGTCAACAGCAAGGATGACCTTCCTTACTGCCTGAGGAGGATACACG GTTTCCGCCTTGTAAACACCAAGTGTATGATGCTGGTGGACATGTGGAAGAAAATTCAGCACTCAAACTCTGTAACACTGAGGGAGGTCTTCACCACAAAGGCCTTTGGAGACCAct CGTTGGTCTTCTCCTATGACTTTCATGCGGGTGCAGAAACCATGTTCGGCAGACACTTCAGTGATCCTGCGGCAGATTCGTACTTCACCAAGAGGAAGTGGGGTGAGTTGGTCTACCGTCACAATGAAGCCAGTATCACCCCAGATGCCCATCTTCAGCCATCTGCTTCCAACACTTGGG GACAACATGAACCTCCCCCCCCACGGCAGCATGCCGGTTTGCTCCCGGAGTCTCTTATCTGGGCCTACATCGTCCAGCTCAGCTCGGCCCTGCGCACCATCCACACTGCCGGCCTGGCCTGCCGCGTCATGGACCCCAGCAAGATCCTCATCACCGGCAAGACCAG GTTACGGGTGAACTGTGTCGGTGTGTTTGATGTCTTGACCTTTGACAGCAGTCAAACCAATCATCTTGCCCTAATGCCACAGTACCAG CAAGCAGACCTTGTGTCGCTGGGCAAGGTGGTGCTGGCGTTGGCGTGCAACTCATTGGCTGGTATTCAGAGGGAGAACCTGCAGAAGGCCATGGAGCTGGTGTCCATCAACTACTCCTCAGACCTGAAGAACCTCATTCT GTATCTGCTGACCGAACAATCTCGCCTGCGCAGCGTCAACGACATCATGCCGATGATCGGAGCTCGATTCTACACACAGCTGGATGCATCGCAGATGAGGAACGATGTCATTGAGGAGGATCTGGCCAAG GAGGTGCAAAACGGCCGTCTCTTCCGCCTGTTGGCCAAACTGGGCACCATCAACGAGCGGCCAGA GTTCCAGAAAGACCCGTCGTGGTCGGAGACGGGCGACCGCTACCTGTTGAAGCTCTTCCGGGATCACCTGTTCCACCAGGTGACGGAAGCCGGGACGCCCTGGATCGACCTCAGCCACATCGTCTCCTGCCTCAACAAA CTGGACGCTGGCGTTCCCGAGAAGATCAGCCTGGTGTCGCGGGACGAGAAGAGCGTCCTGGTCGTGACCTACTCGGACCTGAAGCGTTGCTTCGACAGTACCTTCCAGGAGCTGCAGGCCGCAGCCTCCGGCTCTCTGTAG
- the pan3 gene encoding PAN2-PAN3 deadenylation complex subunit PAN3 isoform X4, with the protein MNSGLPASAAPLGVAGIPNVKVKFCRYYAKDKTCFYGEECQFLHEDPSMSGLPLHGGGGSPVPMSMAGGGGTPAVFSLGGSAAACPGGGGTGVSKKSEPLGPTGASLEGQLLSIPGMEGATLSDANLTNSYFSSSFIGVNGFGSPAETKYSMMQRMTTSSSSPSLNDCAKNFSHSTHDPVNSPTSSLFSDFGALSISQRRKTPNPAASEFIPKGAPRMATMVQSTVQAFPSPLFPHPGLPTSTAAALAPGMSLSAGSSPLHSPKITPHTSPAPRRRSHTPNPANYMVPTSAADQGPHMIQKETVGGTTYFYTDNTPAPMAGMVFPTYHIYPPTAPHVAYMQPKANAPSFFMADELRQELINRHLITMAQIDHSENTDVPSEVDSYHSLFPLEALPPPNRMQKTSNFSYMTSCYKAVNSKDDLPYCLRRIHGFRLVNTKCMMLVDMWKKIQHSNSVTLREVFTTKAFGDHSLVFSYDFHAGAETMFGRHFSDPAADSYFTKRKWGQHEPPPPRQHAGLLPESLIWAYIVQLSSALRTIHTAGLACRVMDPSKILITGKTRLRVNCVGVFDVLTFDSSQTNHLALMPQYQQADLVSLGKVVLALACNSLAGIQRENLQKAMELVSINYSSDLKNLILYLLTEQSRLRSVNDIMPMIGARFYTQLDASQMRNDVIEEDLAKEVQNGRLFRLLAKLGTINERPEFQKDPSWSETGDRYLLKLFRDHLFHQVTEAGTPWIDLSHIVSCLNKLDAGVPEKISLVSRDEKSVLVVTYSDLKRCFDSTFQELQAAASGSL; encoded by the exons ATGAACAGTGGACTCCCAGCCTCAGCTGCTCCGCTTGGGGTTGCCGGAATACCCAATGTCAAGGTGAAGTTTTGCCGATATTACGCGAAAGACAAAACCTGCTTTTATGGGGAAGAGTGCCAGTTCCTCCACGAGGATCCTTCCATGTCAGGCTTGCCGCtgcacggcggcggcggcagcccCGTGCCGATGTCGATGGCCGGAGGTGGCGGGACGCCCGCGGTGTTTTCTCTCGGCGGCTCCGCGGCGGCCTGCCCGGGCGGCGGGGGGACCGGCGTGTCCAAGAAAAGTGAACCATTGGGTCCTACGGGCGCATCTCTGGAGGGGCAGCTGTTATCAA TCCCAGGGATGGAGGGTGCAACTCTGAGCGATGCCAATCTCACCAACTCTTACTTCAGCAGCAGCTTTATTGGCGTCAATGGGTTTGGAAGCCCAGCTGAGACTAAATACTCAATGATGCAG CGaatgaccaccagcagcagctctccaAGTCTCAACGACTGTGCCAAGAACTTCAGCCACAGCACACATG ATCCAGTGAACTCCCCGACATCCTCACTTTTTAGTGATTTTGGTGCTCTTAGTATCTCCCAAAGGAGAAAG ACTCCTAACCCGGCAGCAAGTGAGTTCATCCCTAAGGGAGCTCCACGTATGGCCACGATGGTTCAGTCCACTGTCCAGGCCTTCCCCTCGCCTCTCTTCCCACATCCTGGCCTCCCCACCTCCACGGCTGCTGCCCTGGCTCctg GTATGTCTCTTTCTGCGGGatcttctcctctccactccCCGAAAATTACACCGCACACCTCACCGGCTCCACGTCGGCGCAGTCACACCCCAAACCCGGCCAACTACATGGTGCCCACAAGTGCAGCTGACCAGGGACCTCACATGATCCAGAAAGAAACCGTAGGGGGGACCACCTACTTCTACACAGACAACACCCCAGCACCGATGGCCGGGATG GTGTTTCCTACGTACCATATCTATCCCCCCACTGCACCCCATGTGGCTTACATGCAGCCAAAAGCCAACGCTCCGTCCTTCTTCATGGCAGATGAACTCCGACAG GAGTTGATAAACAGACATCTGATAACCATGGCCCAGATTGACCACTCAGAGAACACAG ACGTACCCTCGGAGGTGGACAGCTACCACAGCCTCTTCCCGCTTGAGGCCCTGCCTCCACCAAACCGCATGCAGAAGACCAGCAACTTCAGCTACATGACCTCCTGCTACAAGGCTGTCAACAGCAAGGATGACCTTCCTTACTGCCTGAGGAGGATACACG GTTTCCGCCTTGTAAACACCAAGTGTATGATGCTGGTGGACATGTGGAAGAAAATTCAGCACTCAAACTCTGTAACACTGAGGGAGGTCTTCACCACAAAGGCCTTTGGAGACCAct CGTTGGTCTTCTCCTATGACTTTCATGCGGGTGCAGAAACCATGTTCGGCAGACACTTCAGTGATCCTGCGGCAGATTCGTACTTCACCAAGAGGAAGTGGG GACAACATGAACCTCCCCCCCCACGGCAGCATGCCGGTTTGCTCCCGGAGTCTCTTATCTGGGCCTACATCGTCCAGCTCAGCTCGGCCCTGCGCACCATCCACACTGCCGGCCTGGCCTGCCGCGTCATGGACCCCAGCAAGATCCTCATCACCGGCAAGACCAG GTTACGGGTGAACTGTGTCGGTGTGTTTGATGTCTTGACCTTTGACAGCAGTCAAACCAATCATCTTGCCCTAATGCCACAGTACCAG CAAGCAGACCTTGTGTCGCTGGGCAAGGTGGTGCTGGCGTTGGCGTGCAACTCATTGGCTGGTATTCAGAGGGAGAACCTGCAGAAGGCCATGGAGCTGGTGTCCATCAACTACTCCTCAGACCTGAAGAACCTCATTCT GTATCTGCTGACCGAACAATCTCGCCTGCGCAGCGTCAACGACATCATGCCGATGATCGGAGCTCGATTCTACACACAGCTGGATGCATCGCAGATGAGGAACGATGTCATTGAGGAGGATCTGGCCAAG GAGGTGCAAAACGGCCGTCTCTTCCGCCTGTTGGCCAAACTGGGCACCATCAACGAGCGGCCAGA GTTCCAGAAAGACCCGTCGTGGTCGGAGACGGGCGACCGCTACCTGTTGAAGCTCTTCCGGGATCACCTGTTCCACCAGGTGACGGAAGCCGGGACGCCCTGGATCGACCTCAGCCACATCGTCTCCTGCCTCAACAAA CTGGACGCTGGCGTTCCCGAGAAGATCAGCCTGGTGTCGCGGGACGAGAAGAGCGTCCTGGTCGTGACCTACTCGGACCTGAAGCGTTGCTTCGACAGTACCTTCCAGGAGCTGCAGGCCGCAGCCTCCGGCTCTCTGTAG
- the pan3 gene encoding PAN2-PAN3 deadenylation complex subunit PAN3 isoform X3 translates to MNSGLPASAAPLGVAGIPNVKVKFCRYYAKDKTCFYGEECQFLHEDPSMSGLPLHGGGGSPVPMSMAGGGGTPAVFSLGGSAAACPGGGGTGVSKKSEPLGPTGASLEGQLLSIPGMEGATLSDANLTNSYFSSSFIGVNGFGSPAETKYSMMQRMTTSSSSPSLNDCAKNFSHSTHDPVNSPTSSLFSDFGALSISQRRKTPNPAASEFIPKGAPRMATMVQSTVQAFPSPLFPHPGLPTSTAAALAPDSLSPILGMSLSAGSSPLHSPKITPHTSPAPRRRSHTPNPANYMVPTSAADQGPHMIQKETVGGTTYFYTDNTPAPMAGMVFPTYHIYPPTAPHVAYMQPKANAPSFFMADELRQELINRHLITMAQIDHSENTDVPSEVDSYHSLFPLEALPPPNRMQKTSNFSYMTSCYKAVNSKDDLPYCLRRIHGFRLVNTKCMMLVDMWKKIQHSNSVTLREVFTTKAFGDHSLVFSYDFHAGAETMFGRHFSDPAADSYFTKRKWGQHEPPPPRQHAGLLPESLIWAYIVQLSSALRTIHTAGLACRVMDPSKILITGKTRLRVNCVGVFDVLTFDSSQTNHLALMPQYQQADLVSLGKVVLALACNSLAGIQRENLQKAMELVSINYSSDLKNLILYLLTEQSRLRSVNDIMPMIGARFYTQLDASQMRNDVIEEDLAKEVQNGRLFRLLAKLGTINERPEFQKDPSWSETGDRYLLKLFRDHLFHQVTEAGTPWIDLSHIVSCLNKLDAGVPEKISLVSRDEKSVLVVTYSDLKRCFDSTFQELQAAASGSL, encoded by the exons ATGAACAGTGGACTCCCAGCCTCAGCTGCTCCGCTTGGGGTTGCCGGAATACCCAATGTCAAGGTGAAGTTTTGCCGATATTACGCGAAAGACAAAACCTGCTTTTATGGGGAAGAGTGCCAGTTCCTCCACGAGGATCCTTCCATGTCAGGCTTGCCGCtgcacggcggcggcggcagcccCGTGCCGATGTCGATGGCCGGAGGTGGCGGGACGCCCGCGGTGTTTTCTCTCGGCGGCTCCGCGGCGGCCTGCCCGGGCGGCGGGGGGACCGGCGTGTCCAAGAAAAGTGAACCATTGGGTCCTACGGGCGCATCTCTGGAGGGGCAGCTGTTATCAA TCCCAGGGATGGAGGGTGCAACTCTGAGCGATGCCAATCTCACCAACTCTTACTTCAGCAGCAGCTTTATTGGCGTCAATGGGTTTGGAAGCCCAGCTGAGACTAAATACTCAATGATGCAG CGaatgaccaccagcagcagctctccaAGTCTCAACGACTGTGCCAAGAACTTCAGCCACAGCACACATG ATCCAGTGAACTCCCCGACATCCTCACTTTTTAGTGATTTTGGTGCTCTTAGTATCTCCCAAAGGAGAAAG ACTCCTAACCCGGCAGCAAGTGAGTTCATCCCTAAGGGAGCTCCACGTATGGCCACGATGGTTCAGTCCACTGTCCAGGCCTTCCCCTCGCCTCTCTTCCCACATCCTGGCCTCCCCACCTCCACGGCTGCTGCCCTGGCTCctg ACTCTCTGTCTCCAATTTTAGGTATGTCTCTTTCTGCGGGatcttctcctctccactccCCGAAAATTACACCGCACACCTCACCGGCTCCACGTCGGCGCAGTCACACCCCAAACCCGGCCAACTACATGGTGCCCACAAGTGCAGCTGACCAGGGACCTCACATGATCCAGAAAGAAACCGTAGGGGGGACCACCTACTTCTACACAGACAACACCCCAGCACCGATGGCCGGGATG GTGTTTCCTACGTACCATATCTATCCCCCCACTGCACCCCATGTGGCTTACATGCAGCCAAAAGCCAACGCTCCGTCCTTCTTCATGGCAGATGAACTCCGACAG GAGTTGATAAACAGACATCTGATAACCATGGCCCAGATTGACCACTCAGAGAACACAG ACGTACCCTCGGAGGTGGACAGCTACCACAGCCTCTTCCCGCTTGAGGCCCTGCCTCCACCAAACCGCATGCAGAAGACCAGCAACTTCAGCTACATGACCTCCTGCTACAAGGCTGTCAACAGCAAGGATGACCTTCCTTACTGCCTGAGGAGGATACACG GTTTCCGCCTTGTAAACACCAAGTGTATGATGCTGGTGGACATGTGGAAGAAAATTCAGCACTCAAACTCTGTAACACTGAGGGAGGTCTTCACCACAAAGGCCTTTGGAGACCAct CGTTGGTCTTCTCCTATGACTTTCATGCGGGTGCAGAAACCATGTTCGGCAGACACTTCAGTGATCCTGCGGCAGATTCGTACTTCACCAAGAGGAAGTGGG GACAACATGAACCTCCCCCCCCACGGCAGCATGCCGGTTTGCTCCCGGAGTCTCTTATCTGGGCCTACATCGTCCAGCTCAGCTCGGCCCTGCGCACCATCCACACTGCCGGCCTGGCCTGCCGCGTCATGGACCCCAGCAAGATCCTCATCACCGGCAAGACCAG GTTACGGGTGAACTGTGTCGGTGTGTTTGATGTCTTGACCTTTGACAGCAGTCAAACCAATCATCTTGCCCTAATGCCACAGTACCAG CAAGCAGACCTTGTGTCGCTGGGCAAGGTGGTGCTGGCGTTGGCGTGCAACTCATTGGCTGGTATTCAGAGGGAGAACCTGCAGAAGGCCATGGAGCTGGTGTCCATCAACTACTCCTCAGACCTGAAGAACCTCATTCT GTATCTGCTGACCGAACAATCTCGCCTGCGCAGCGTCAACGACATCATGCCGATGATCGGAGCTCGATTCTACACACAGCTGGATGCATCGCAGATGAGGAACGATGTCATTGAGGAGGATCTGGCCAAG GAGGTGCAAAACGGCCGTCTCTTCCGCCTGTTGGCCAAACTGGGCACCATCAACGAGCGGCCAGA GTTCCAGAAAGACCCGTCGTGGTCGGAGACGGGCGACCGCTACCTGTTGAAGCTCTTCCGGGATCACCTGTTCCACCAGGTGACGGAAGCCGGGACGCCCTGGATCGACCTCAGCCACATCGTCTCCTGCCTCAACAAA CTGGACGCTGGCGTTCCCGAGAAGATCAGCCTGGTGTCGCGGGACGAGAAGAGCGTCCTGGTCGTGACCTACTCGGACCTGAAGCGTTGCTTCGACAGTACCTTCCAGGAGCTGCAGGCCGCAGCCTCCGGCTCTCTGTAG